Part of the Pyricularia oryzae 70-15 chromosome 3, whole genome shotgun sequence genome, CAAAGGAGCTTGGATGTCCCGCTCTTGGTGCATCCACCGCAAACCGCAACTTCACGACAACCAAAAGATACCCACGATAAGATCTTGATACAAACCAAAACCACGCAATAGTCTCTCTCTACATAAAGGGCTATAGCAAATTGAGAAACTGCTGTCCTATCCCGCTGCACAACCAAATCACATCACGTCACAACCGCCACAATGGTCAGTGAGCTTCACCTCTCTTTGCAGCTCCCCAAGCTTCCGCTAACAGATCCCCACCCATCATCGCTCCGCAGACGTCGATAGGAACAGGCTACGATCTCGCCAACTCCATCTTTTCACCCGACGGCCGCAACTTTCAAGTCGAGTACGCAGTCAAGGCGGTCGAGAATGGCGGCACTTCGGTCGGTATCCGGTGCAAGGACGGCGTCGTCCTCGCTGTCGAGAAGGTCGTCACCTCCAAGCTACTGAAGCCCGGCGCCAACAAGCGTATTGCGACTGTCGATAGGCATTTGGGTGTGGTATGTAGCATCTTGCATCCCCGCAACTGCGGTTAGGACGTCATGGCGACGGATTCTGCCACTgcagaaagaaagaagaactAATGCTCAACTCCCCCGCCTTCCCTCCGCAGGCATACTCCGGTATGATCCCCGATGGTCGCCACTTCGTCGACCGCGCCCGTGACGAGGCCCGCTCCTGGCGCGACACATTCAAAACTCCCATCGGCACCCCCGAGCTCGCCTCCCGCATGGGCGGCTACCTGCAAGCCTACACCCTGTACCAGTCTGTGCGGCCCTTTGGCATCACCGCCATAGTGGCAGGCTGGGACTCGTCGCTCGAGCTCCCCGTCGACGGCGAGGTTGGCGTCGGTCCGTCGTGCGGTGCCGGCGGCAAGTCGACCGACAAGAAGTACGGTGGCCCCCAGCTGTATATGATCGAGCCGAGCGGTCTGTACTGGGGATACTACGGCGCCGCCACCGGCAAGGGCCGacaggcggccaaggcggagCTGGAGAAGCTGGACCTCAGCGGGGATGGCATCAGCCTGGAGCAGGCCGTCAAGGAGGCAGCGAGGATCATCTACGTCGCACATGACGacaacaaggacaaggagttCGAGCTGGAGATGACCTGGATCAGCAGCGAGGACGGACCCACCAAGGGCCGCCACGAGGAGGTACCCAAGAAGCTGCTCGAAGAGGCAGAGAGGCTGGCGAAGAAGGCAAtcgagggtgacgatgacgatgatgacgacaagGATGACGAGAAAATGGAGGAGTAATAGTCGGATGCAACGACTTCTGGAAGTTCATGAGGCGTTGACTTTGCCGATGATAGAAACCTAGACAAACGTTTCTCTACGACTTGTAATAACACAATGGATTCCGGCTTGGTCTAAACGAGGTCTCCGTTCACTATATCTTGGTGACATGATTGCCTGCTCCACAGCGTATGGGAACGGACACTGAATGAGCGTCGTGCAGGGTGCATAT contains:
- a CDS encoding proteasome component C1: MTSIGTGYDLANSIFSPDGRNFQVEYAVKAVENGGTSVGIRCKDGVVLAVEKVVTSKLLKPGANKRIATVDRHLGVAYSGMIPDGRHFVDRARDEARSWRDTFKTPIGTPELASRMGGYLQAYTLYQSVRPFGITAIVAGWDSSLELPVDGEVGVGPSCGAGGKSTDKKYGGPQLYMIEPSGLYWGYYGAATGKGRQAAKAELEKLDLSGDGISLEQAVKEAARIIYVAHDDNKDKEFELEMTWISSEDGPTKGRHEEVPKKLLEEAERLAKKAIEGDDDDDDDKDDEKMEE